From a region of the Nitrospiria bacterium genome:
- a CDS encoding SPOR domain-containing protein: MKRTPRRLRRGRPPSKGRLVLFLAGGLVTALLLVVVLISLEQRSPVQSALREPSLRAAPRTPSAAPVPPAPSTGRPSGEPAPETFTFYDTLEQRGAPRVGLIDKTTTHAGSPSPAVGSPNTGSVSPQNPTGGYTVQVAAIRDRATAQALADRLRRKGYPAFVLSYVIPKRGTWYRVRVGHFKQREAAREMTRRLSRQERLTVYVAKE; this comes from the coding sequence ATGAAACGAACCCCCAGAAGATTGCGGCGGGGACGCCCACCTTCGAAAGGCCGGCTGGTCCTCTTCCTGGCGGGCGGGCTGGTTACGGCCCTTCTGCTGGTGGTGGTTCTCATCTCGCTGGAACAACGATCGCCGGTTCAAAGCGCGCTTCGCGAACCTTCGCTTAGGGCGGCTCCAAGAACTCCGAGCGCCGCGCCCGTCCCGCCGGCTCCATCGACCGGACGACCGTCGGGGGAACCCGCGCCCGAGACCTTCACGTTTTACGACACCCTGGAGCAGCGCGGCGCACCGCGCGTGGGGCTGATCGATAAGACAACCACCCACGCCGGAAGCCCGTCCCCCGCGGTTGGGTCCCCGAATACCGGGTCGGTGTCTCCACAGAACCCCACGGGCGGCTACACCGTTCAAGTCGCCGCCATCCGGGACCGGGCCACCGCCCAGGCGTTGGCGGACCGCCTCCGGCGAAAGGGCTACCCCGCTTTCGTCCTTTCGTACGTTATACCGAAACGGGGAACGTGGTACCGCGTTCGGGTCGGACATTTTAAACAACGGGAGGCGGCCCGGGAAATGACGCGGCGCTTGTCGAGGCAGGAACGGTTGACGGTTTACGTCGCCAAAGAGTAG
- the queA gene encoding tRNA preQ1(34) S-adenosylmethionine ribosyltransferase-isomerase QueA has translation MITQTLPAEYRLSSYDYPLEEPLIAQAPLVDRDRARLMVLHRETGRIEHRRFSDLTDYLRPPDVLVVNDTRVIPARLQGRKIPGGGKVELLMLGEAAGLKQWEALVRGSVAVGQAIAFDGAETAVVRQNLGKGRKVLEWIGEEAVEATLNRLGAPPLPPYIRRSPGPEDRRRYQTVYAMAPGSVAAPTAGLHFTENLLDRIRARGVTVVSVTLHVGPGTFRPVRCEDIREHRMDSERFEIGPAAVEALEEARRKNGRIMAVGTTATRVLESAIGKNGRFQARSGRTDLFITPGFSFQAVDALVTNFHLPKSTLLMLVSAFAGLAQAKQAYAEALRVRYRFLSYGDAMLIV, from the coding sequence ATGATTACGCAAACCCTGCCGGCCGAATACCGCCTCTCCAGTTACGATTATCCGCTGGAGGAGCCCCTCATCGCCCAGGCCCCGTTGGTCGATCGGGATCGTGCGCGTCTGATGGTGCTGCACCGGGAGACCGGACGGATCGAGCACCGTCGCTTCTCGGACCTGACCGATTACCTCCGGCCGCCGGACGTGCTCGTCGTCAACGACACGCGGGTGATCCCGGCCCGCCTGCAGGGCCGCAAAATACCCGGCGGCGGGAAGGTCGAGTTGCTGATGCTTGGGGAAGCGGCCGGGCTGAAACAGTGGGAGGCCCTCGTCCGCGGATCGGTCGCGGTGGGCCAGGCGATCGCGTTTGACGGGGCGGAGACGGCCGTGGTCCGTCAAAACCTCGGGAAGGGCCGAAAGGTTCTGGAATGGATCGGCGAAGAGGCCGTCGAAGCGACGCTCAACCGCCTGGGCGCGCCGCCGCTCCCTCCTTACATCCGGCGGAGTCCCGGGCCGGAGGACCGGCGGCGCTACCAGACGGTCTACGCCATGGCCCCGGGATCCGTGGCCGCGCCGACGGCCGGCCTCCATTTCACGGAGAACCTTCTGGACCGGATCCGCGCGCGCGGGGTGACGGTGGTCTCGGTCACGCTGCATGTCGGCCCGGGAACGTTCCGGCCGGTTCGTTGCGAGGACATCCGGGAGCATCGAATGGATTCGGAGCGGTTTGAAATCGGCCCCGCCGCGGTCGAGGCCCTGGAAGAAGCCCGCCGAAAGAACGGCCGGATCATGGCCGTCGGCACGACGGCCACGCGCGTTCTCGAATCGGCGATCGGGAAAAACGGCCGCTTTCAGGCCCGGTCGGGACGGACCGACCTGTTTATCACGCCCGGGTTTTCATTTCAAGCCGTCGACGCTCTGGTGACGAATTTTCATCTTCCCAAGTCCACGCTGCTGATGCTGGTCTCGGCCTTTGCGGGACTCGCGCAGGCGAAACAAGCCTACGCCGAGGCCTTGAGGGTCCGGTACCGTTTTTTAAGTTACGGCGACGCGATGCTGATCGTGTAG
- a CDS encoding SpoIID/LytB domain-containing protein, producing MSALIRPLHAALKNPKTAAALMLLTAGLLHQGPALAGEAIRVALVPDLPSVTVSGNPDLTLTDTDGHVVAGGFKGSVVIAAGSQGLIIQNQSTDRRTLVASSRSGAVHVDDQVYGGILHIALYHDKLRLINELDVEDYLKGVVPLEISPNWHPEALKVQAVIARTYALYQRQANLGKEYDVQASTADQVYGGRMKENPLADQAVAETRGLVLTFDGQLILSAYHSTSAGPTENAVDVWGIDLPYLKGVSCPFDQNSPYYQWSKSIPMDTVQKALRTAGYSIGTIASLTPFRWTEAGRISEIRLIHSGGELILKAEDFRRILGYTELPSTRFRIEKIGREIQLQGHGYGHGVGLCQWGAKEMAEMGYRYDRILKYYYPGVRVEPYASINAAEPSP from the coding sequence GTGTCGGCCCTGATTCGGCCGCTCCATGCGGCGCTAAAGAACCCCAAAACGGCCGCGGCGCTCATGCTCCTGACCGCGGGACTCCTCCATCAAGGTCCGGCCCTTGCGGGCGAGGCGATCCGGGTCGCCCTTGTGCCTGACCTGCCGTCCGTCACGGTTTCCGGGAATCCGGATCTGACCCTCACGGACACGGACGGCCATGTGGTCGCGGGAGGGTTCAAAGGCTCGGTCGTGATCGCCGCCGGATCCCAGGGGCTGATCATTCAGAACCAGTCCACCGACCGGCGCACGCTGGTCGCTTCCTCCCGGAGCGGGGCGGTTCATGTCGACGATCAAGTCTATGGCGGCATCCTCCATATCGCCCTCTACCACGACAAGCTCCGTCTCATCAATGAACTGGACGTTGAAGACTATCTCAAGGGCGTGGTGCCGCTCGAGATCTCCCCCAACTGGCATCCCGAAGCGCTGAAGGTCCAGGCGGTCATCGCGCGGACCTATGCGCTCTACCAGCGGCAGGCGAACCTGGGAAAGGAATACGACGTGCAGGCGTCGACGGCCGATCAGGTTTACGGCGGCCGCATGAAGGAAAACCCTCTGGCCGATCAAGCCGTGGCCGAAACCCGGGGGCTGGTCTTGACCTTTGACGGACAATTGATCCTGTCCGCCTATCATTCCACTTCGGCCGGTCCGACGGAAAACGCCGTCGACGTTTGGGGAATCGACCTCCCGTATCTCAAGGGGGTCAGTTGCCCCTTCGACCAGAATTCGCCTTACTATCAATGGAGCAAGTCCATTCCGATGGACACGGTGCAAAAGGCTCTCCGGACGGCCGGATATTCCATAGGAACGATCGCGTCGCTCACCCCCTTCCGTTGGACCGAGGCCGGCCGGATCAGCGAGATCCGTCTGATCCATTCCGGGGGAGAGCTGATCCTCAAAGCCGAGGATTTTCGACGGATCCTGGGATACACCGAGCTGCCGAGCACCCGTTTTCGGATCGAGAAGATCGGGCGCGAGATCCAGCTCCAGGGCCACGGGTACGGCCACGGGGTGGGGCTCTGTCAGTGGGGGGCGAAAGAAATGGCCGAGATGGGATACCGGTATGATCGGATCCTGAAATATTATTATCCGGGCGTCCGCGTGGAGCCCTATGCCTCCATCAACGCGGCCGAGCCATCTCCATGA
- a CDS encoding DUF2905 domain-containing protein has protein sequence MDLGTVMPDLAALGRFLILIGAVILLVGGVLFWAGKSPGPGWLGRLPGDIYIERKHFTFYFPLATGLLLSLVLSLILWLFNRR, from the coding sequence ATGGACTTGGGAACCGTGATGCCGGACCTCGCCGCGCTCGGCCGCTTTTTAATTCTTATCGGCGCGGTCATCCTCCTCGTCGGCGGCGTTCTGTTCTGGGCCGGAAAATCTCCGGGCCCGGGCTGGCTGGGCCGTCTGCCGGGCGACATCTACATCGAGCGGAAGCACTTCACCTTTTACTTTCCCCTGGCCACCGGCCTGCTGCTCAGTCTGGTCCTTTCCCTGATTCTGTGGCTGTTCAACCGTCGGTGA